The stretch of DNA CGCAACGAGATTCTCCTCAAGGCGGCACAGGCGACACTATTCAGTGGAAATCACTGGGCCCGCAATGCTCCTGTCCTGCTCTTTGTCCTGGGCAGACGGTTTTACCGCGGGAAATACTGGTACATTCCCAATCGCCTGCACAAGTACGAGGTGGGAATGGCTACGGCGCAGATGGCACTTCAGGCTGCGAATGACGGATTGGTATTTCACCAGCTGCAGGGTTTCAACCCGTTGCGGGCGCGTCGCGTGCTGCGCGTCCCGGCATGCTATTCCATGCTGACCGCAATTGCGGTCGGCCATCCGGGCCCACTCTGCACAGTCCCGGAAGCCAAGAGACCTGCGGAATCGGCATTGAGATCGCGACGGTCCACTGTCGACTTTTCCGTGTTCGACCAATTCGTCAATGGCCGAAGGGATCTTTGAGGCTAGTGGTCGAACGCGAATGCCGGCGCGAGCTAGGAAACACTCAAATCCGGCATGGCGCGACGGGCTGTCGCGGACGCCTCGGAGGCACGAAGACCAAGACCTCTCAGAATCATGGTTGCAGCCTGCTCCGCATAGTCCTCGGGCCGGGGAAGCGAGATAACGGCCCGAACAGCCTCGATAGCCGCCCCCATCACAAAATCCACGGCCGTTTCGACGTCTTGCCGAGGTAGCCGGCCGCTCCCCACAGCGTTGGCAATGTCCCGCCTGGGTCCTGCGCGAAACGCAGCCTCAACCTTGTTGATCTTTGGGCGAATGTGCAGAAGGAGCAATGCCCAGCGCGGGTCGGCCTGACTGCGATGTATGATATGGCGAACACCGCACGCAAGCCGCTCCGCAGGATCCTTGATGCTCAACTTGGATATTTCGAACGAATGAACAAGGTCCTGGCGGAGCTGATCACTGATGGCTGTAAGCAATTCGTCCTTTGTCCTGAAATGATTATAGAAGGAGCCCCGGGACACTGCTGCCCTTGCGATAAAATCATCGATGACCGGAAGCTCAAGTCCTCGTTCTGAAATCACCTCGATGGCAGCTTCAAGCAGACGCGCGCGTGTCTTTAGGCGCCGCTCGCGGCCGCTACGTCGGTTGCGTTCGGTGGGGGTCGACAGGCTCACGCCCATGCAAAGAGAGCTCCCATAATGCCGGCCATGCGCCTGTGCTGGATTCAAATTAGCGTAGACGCCCAGCTTCGACCAGTGGACGCGAAATGTGGTTATGCCTGATGGGCATATCACCGATCGCGATCGCATAACGTGCCCCGGTTAGGGTGGTGTACCTGAGGCGACCACATTGTGTGGCGCCATGCGAAGTGTAGTGTCTTGACTGACGAAATTCAGAAGCAACCGGTGGCGAAATCCGAGCCTGGCCCTGAGGCTCGTGGCACGGACGGCACAGTGCACGCCAGAACGGCCGGACAATCCAGGCGATCCAGACTCGGCACCTCCAAGCACCAGGAGACCTGTCCCATTCCCTGCAAAAGCTGTCCTTGGGGAAGAAGAATTCCATGATAGCCAAGATAAGGCGCCCTTCCGATTCCGCCGGCAGCAAAAAGGCGGACGACTCGTCACGCAGTCCGCCTTCAACCAGGCGACCTTACAATGAAGCTACGGACGCTAGCCGGGATGAAGGCTTCGTCGTCGGGCGTCCCTTCCTCGTTGGGATTGGTGGCACCACCCGCGAAAACTCCGGCACTGAACGGGCCCTCTTCGACGTGCTGAACGCCGCCGAAGCACTGGGCGCCAAAACACAGGCCTTTGGCAGCGTCGATCTGATGGGACTCGGCCACTATTCGCCGGGAAATCTTCAGGCTTCGGGTATTCGACTGCTCGATGCCGTACGCGTTTGTGATGGTCTTATCATTGCCAGCCCATGCTATCACGGGTCTGTGTCCGGTCTGGTAAAAAACGCCCTTGATCATCTTGAGGAGTTGCGAACGGCCGAGAGACCATACCTCGAGGGTCGTCCGGTCGGCTGCATAGTGATTGCGGATGGGGTCCAGGCAGTGG from Bradyrhizobium sp. AZCC 1693 encodes:
- a CDS encoding nitroreductase family protein encodes the protein MTAELPPILRPGITEHPIHPLIAGRWSSRAIDPSQDVTHEALATVVEAARWSASSMNNQPWAYVVVTRRNEILLKAAQATLFSGNHWARNAPVLLFVLGRRFYRGKYWYIPNRLHKYEVGMATAQMALQAANDGLVFHQLQGFNPLRARRVLRVPACYSMLTAIAVGHPGPLCTVPEAKRPAESALRSRRSTVDFSVFDQFVNGRRDL
- a CDS encoding TetR/AcrR family transcriptional regulator, which gives rise to MGVSLSTPTERNRRSGRERRLKTRARLLEAAIEVISERGLELPVIDDFIARAAVSRGSFYNHFRTKDELLTAISDQLRQDLVHSFEISKLSIKDPAERLACGVRHIIHRSQADPRWALLLLHIRPKINKVEAAFRAGPRRDIANAVGSGRLPRQDVETAVDFVMGAAIEAVRAVISLPRPEDYAEQAATMILRGLGLRASEASATARRAMPDLSVS
- a CDS encoding NADPH-dependent FMN reductase yields the protein MIAKIRRPSDSAGSKKADDSSRSPPSTRRPYNEATDASRDEGFVVGRPFLVGIGGTTRENSGTERALFDVLNAAEALGAKTQAFGSVDLMGLGHYSPGNLQASGIRLLDAVRVCDGLIIASPCYHGSVSGLVKNALDHLEELRTAERPYLEGRPVGCIVIADGVQAVGTTLSSLRSIVHALRGWPTPFGLAMDSRALQAEPSDRSERESQGVRLLATELVRFATMQISMRSARLESTAAE